Proteins encoded together in one Bacteroides ovatus window:
- a CDS encoding phosphatase PAP2 family protein, with protein sequence MPSKRETLTVVVIMALFLLLTGIFIGLRSEHLLMAVLYLVLFFAGLPTRKLAVALLPFAIFGISYDWMRICPNYEVNPIDVAGLYHLEKSLFGVMDNGLLVTPCEYFAAHNWPIADVFAGIFYLCWVPVPILFGLCLYFKKERKTYLRFALVFLFVNLIGFAGYYIHPAAPPWYAINYGFEPILNTPGNVAGLGRFDAFFGVTIFDSIYGRNANVFAAVPSLHAAYMVVALVYAIIGKCRWYVITLFSIIMVGIWGTAIYSCHHYIIDVLLGISCALIGWLVFEYVLMRIPAFKRFFERYYAYIK encoded by the coding sequence ATGCCGTCGAAAAGAGAAACCCTGACTGTGGTAGTCATTATGGCTCTTTTCCTTTTATTGACAGGTATCTTCATCGGACTTCGTTCCGAGCATCTGTTGATGGCGGTACTCTATTTAGTTTTATTCTTTGCCGGATTGCCTACTCGTAAGCTGGCAGTAGCCCTGCTACCTTTCGCCATTTTTGGAATTTCGTATGACTGGATGCGTATTTGCCCTAACTACGAGGTGAACCCGATTGACGTGGCCGGACTGTATCATCTCGAAAAGTCCCTTTTCGGAGTAATGGATAATGGTCTTCTGGTTACTCCTTGCGAATACTTCGCTGCACACAACTGGCCGATAGCGGACGTTTTTGCCGGAATCTTCTACCTTTGTTGGGTTCCCGTTCCTATCCTGTTCGGTCTTTGCCTGTATTTTAAGAAGGAAAGAAAAACCTACCTTCGTTTTGCGTTGGTATTTTTGTTCGTCAATCTGATTGGCTTTGCCGGTTATTACATTCATCCGGCTGCTCCGCCCTGGTATGCCATCAACTACGGCTTCGAACCGATATTGAACACACCGGGCAATGTTGCAGGATTGGGTCGCTTTGATGCATTCTTTGGAGTGACTATCTTTGATTCAATCTACGGGCGTAATGCAAATGTATTTGCGGCAGTGCCTTCACTGCACGCGGCCTATATGGTAGTTGCATTAGTGTATGCCATTATTGGTAAATGCAGATGGTATGTGATTACCCTCTTCTCCATTATCATGGTCGGCATTTGGGGAACAGCTATTTATTCCTGCCATCATTATATCATTGATGTATTACTTGGCATCTCTTGCGCATTAATCGGCTGGCTGGTATTTGAGTATGTATTGATGAGAATCCCGGCGTTCAAAAGATTTTTCGAAAGATATTATGCGTATATAAAGTGA
- a CDS encoding CDP-alcohol phosphatidyltransferase family protein — protein MNYRDYLQQLIYKIINPLIRGMIKIGITPNFITTTGFVLNVVAAGMFVYAGIYGGQNDLAIIGWAGGVILFAGLFDMMDGRVARLGNMSSKFGALYDSVLDRYSELMTFFGICYYLSMKDYFLYALIAFVALIGSLMVSYVRARAEGLGIECKVGFMQRPERVVLTSLGALFCGVFKDITAFEPILILIVPLAFVAVFANITAFARVRHCYKAMKE, from the coding sequence ATGAATTACAGAGATTATTTACAACAGCTGATTTATAAGATTATCAATCCCCTGATACGCGGAATGATTAAAATAGGGATCACTCCCAACTTTATCACCACTACCGGATTTGTGCTCAATGTAGTAGCGGCAGGTATGTTTGTGTATGCCGGCATTTATGGCGGACAAAACGATCTGGCCATTATCGGCTGGGCAGGAGGTGTGATTCTGTTTGCCGGATTGTTCGATATGATGGATGGGCGTGTGGCTCGCCTGGGCAATATGAGTTCCAAGTTCGGTGCGCTTTACGATTCGGTACTCGACCGTTACAGTGAATTGATGACTTTCTTCGGTATCTGTTACTATTTATCAATGAAAGATTATTTCCTTTATGCACTCATTGCTTTCGTGGCACTCATCGGTTCGCTGATGGTAAGCTACGTGCGTGCCCGTGCCGAAGGCTTGGGAATCGAATGTAAAGTAGGATTCATGCAGCGCCCGGAGCGTGTAGTACTGACCAGTCTCGGAGCTTTGTTCTGTGGTGTTTTTAAAGATATTACCGCTTTCGAACCAATCCTGATTCTGATTGTTCCTCTGGCTTTTGTTGCTGTATTTGCCAATATCACGGCTTTTGCACGAGTGAGACATTGCTATAAAGCGATGAAAGAATGA